A single window of Neospora caninum Liverpool complete genome, chromosome XII DNA harbors:
- a CDS encoding putative SCP-like extracellular domain-containing protein, whose translation MIVCQSGTDHLLKMLASKASFEIGMIMRCLIVASVTGLLSGIHTAVATAIASELVFEGVELMATVSDAAFHREKILDRHNYLRSREAENGFGSGAVFMNRLVYDVGMEAPLRVARGENLYTNSVDYSRTPSGNFDSAQIVQKWWDERQYFDWHAENPSQSAQRQGKMVGHWTQVVRAEASTVGCWIVTGCQCKAGKSCQKANNGRWATYMACHYDYGNLGHYPYWPLNANIQYRMPSTVAPNRRQRCGSCPKGFNQCGTTIGGGEKRDAYLCAGYWNINEAMPPADLLRKSISTRHSSSGIPSWYFMVRNCARGNGSCPSNSSCWTYENGKALVAEPPVLVNQCQCNGFSTQYGIYFERDMCGQYSAIQPYYDADAFLAFAEIGGLNTSSATLVGNAPSSTRRSDKVLEKRRLSTHLHTAGGYLDARSSLAELGKHDDIGELDQTLPLAETPEEASDLVLHLDKGSQRVSVQQPSAAGDSVRKQKQRLFSPTAADGLVDDLTFLSLQAVRHVIPPSDDLMFEWRNVRDPQLIARRPAAARDAVGSALQVVPTLRGISQHHREPVSTRLSTAHEREPLGFEMGNNEKSLEDYSTGRSVETPSLQRVELNASTATNSVVNGEKQINVSPTSPEANAEEGPPLAEVVDDEETSLRGAPVNMKAVQNEAREKNKFPLPSADEAGSDYTRKPRPSDEQREPSERPMKP comes from the exons ATGATCGTCTGTCAGTCCGGTACAGATCATTTGTTAAAGATGTTGGCAAGCAAGGCTTCCTTTGAGATAGGCATGATCATGAGATGCCTGATTGTGGCATCAGTCACCGGCCTGCTTTCTGGCATACACACCGCTGTGGCCACGGCAATTGCGTCAGAGCTTGTGTTTGAGGGTGTGGAACTGATGGCCACCGTTTCAGATGCTGCTTTCCATCGAGAAAAGATACTCGATAGACATAACTACCTTCGTTCGCGTGAGGCGGAGAATGGCTTTGGTTCTGGGGCCGTCTTCATGAACAGACTGGTGTACGATGTCGGCATGGAGGC GCCGTTACGAGTCGCTCGCGGAGAGAACTTGTACACAAATAGCGTCGATTACTCGAGAACTCCTTCGGGAAACTTCGACTCCGCCCAGATAGTCCAAAAATGGTGGGACGAGCGACAGTACTTCGACTGGCATGCAGAAAACCCTTCGCAGTCAGCCCAGCGCCAGGGGAAAATGGTGGGGCACTGGACACAAGTCGTAAGAGCCGAAGCGTCCACTGTCGGTTGCTGGATCGTCACGGGGTGCCAGTGCAAAGCCGGGAAGTCCTGTCAGAAGGCAAACAACGGAAGATGGGCTACATATATGGCATGCCATTACGATTATGGCAACCTGGGACACTACCCATATTGGCCCCTCAACGCAAATATTCAGTACCGCATGCCGTCGACAGTGGCTCCAA ACCGGCGTCAACGATGTGGCAGCTGTCCCAAGGGCTTTAATCAGTGCGGAACAACCATAgggggcggagagaagagagacgcctaCTTGTGCGCCGGTTACTGGAATATTAACGAAGCAATGCCACCAGCTGACCTGCTTCGCAAATCCATCTCCACGCGGCACAGTTCCAGCGGGATTCCATCTTGGTACTTCATGGTCCGGAACTGCGCACGAGG GAATGGCTCGTGCCCGTCGAACTCATCGTGCTGGACATACGAAAACGGGAAGGCGTTAGTAGCGGAGCCACCAGTCCTTGTGAACCAGTGTCAATGCAACGGGTTCAGCACACAGTATGGCATATATTTCGAGCGGGATATGTGTGGGCAGTACAGTGCCATCCAACCATACTATGATGCAGACGCCTTTTTGGCCTTCGCGGAAATCGGCGGATTAAATACTTCCTCCGCGACTCTTGTTGGCAACGCTCCGAGTTCGACAAGACGATCAGACAAAGTATTAGAGAAACGTCGCCTCAGTACTCATCTTCACACGGCTGGTGGATATCTCGACGCCCGCAGCTCCTTGGCGGAACTCGGGAAGCACGATGATATCGGCGAGTTAGACCAGACTCTACCGCTGGCAGAAACACCGGAAGAGGCGTCCGATCTCGTTCTTCATTTGGACAAAGGGTCCCAACGAGTGTCCGTCCAGCAGCCGAGTGCTGCTGGAGACTCAGTTCGCAAACAAAAGCaacgtctcttctctccaacAGCGGCAGACGGCTTGGTCGATGATCTGACATTCCTGTCGCTGCAAGCTGTTCGACACGTAATACCACCTTCCGATGACCTGATGTTTGAATGGAGGAATGTGCGGGACCCTCAGCTCATAGCCAGGAGACCTGCGGCGGCTAGAGACGCCGTTGGAAGTGCACTACAGGTTGTACCAACCCTTCGAGGCATTAGTCAACACCATCGTGAACCCGTTTCTACTAGGCTCAGCACCGCTCATGAACGAGAACCTTTGGGCTTTGAGATGGGAAACAATGAAAAGTCGCTCGAGGATTATTCAACAGGGAGGTCAGTTGAGACCCCCAGTCTTCAACGAGTAGAATTAAACGCCAGTACTGCAACGAATTCAGTTGTAAATGGGGAAAAACAGATCAACGTATCTCCCACATCACCTGAGGCGAACGCTGAAGAAGGGCCCCCCCTTGCTGAAGTTGTGGATGACGAAGAAACCTCTTTACGGGGTGCTCCTGTGAACATGAAGGCTGTGCAAAATGAGGCACGTGAGAAAAACAAATTTCCACTGCCGTctgcagacgaagcaggCAGCGACTACACGAGGAAGCCAAGGCCTTCAGATGAACAAAGAGAACCATCCGAAAGGCCGATGAAGCCGTAG